A window of the Streptomyces formicae genome harbors these coding sequences:
- a CDS encoding phosphocholine-specific phospholipase C codes for MTELNRRRFLQIAGGTAATTMLNESIARAAAIQAEVATGTIQDVEHIVVLMQENRSFDQYFGAMKGVRGFGDPRPVLQDNGRSVFYQSNGTKDILPFNPQVSDLGMRFVAGLNHDWAGGQLAYNSGKYNKWVPAKTDATMAYMTRNNIPFHYALADAFTVCDAYHCSFIGATDPNRYYMWSGHTGNDGTGGGPVLDNKEAGYGWTTYPERLQAAGVSWKVYQDIGDGLNAAGSWGWISDAFRGNYGDNSLLYFNNYRNAQPGSPLYEKARTGTDVKAGDGYFDHLRADVANGTLPQVSWIAAPEAFSEHPNFPSNYGAWYISQILNALTSNPAVWAKTALFITYDENDGYFDHVVPPYPPASTAWGRSTADVSKDLYPGSSSFTAGPYGLGPRVPMIVVSPWSKGGYVCSETFDHTSVIRFMEKRFGVQEPNISPWRRAVCGDLTSAFDFSRADAAPAALPSTAGYVPPNHDEPSAYRPVPPATGTLPKQEAGSKPTRPLGYNPYVDGARTLATGKFTLTFHSGPTLGAHFHSTSGNRTDGPWPYTVEAGKTLADTWSTSAATGNRIDLTVWGPNGFLRTWKGPTMQAGPEVTARHTTATGNLALTLTNPGTVAVNLTVTNAYGGTAQTYKVNPGATVSATVNLGTTGRWYDVHVVSDMDTTFLRRFAGHVETGAVGVSDPAIKTV; via the coding sequence ATGACGGAACTCAACCGCCGTAGATTCCTGCAGATCGCCGGCGGCACCGCCGCTACCACGATGCTGAACGAGAGCATCGCGCGAGCCGCCGCCATCCAGGCCGAGGTCGCCACCGGCACGATCCAGGACGTCGAGCACATCGTCGTCCTCATGCAGGAGAACCGTTCCTTCGACCAGTACTTCGGGGCGATGAAGGGCGTACGGGGCTTCGGTGACCCGCGGCCGGTCCTCCAGGACAACGGCAGATCGGTCTTCTACCAGTCCAACGGGACGAAGGACATCCTCCCCTTCAATCCACAGGTCAGCGACTTGGGCATGCGGTTCGTGGCGGGCCTCAACCACGACTGGGCCGGCGGTCAGCTGGCGTACAACAGCGGTAAGTACAACAAGTGGGTCCCTGCGAAGACCGACGCGACCATGGCATACATGACCCGGAACAACATCCCGTTCCACTATGCCCTCGCGGACGCGTTCACCGTGTGCGACGCCTACCACTGCTCCTTCATCGGCGCCACGGACCCGAACCGCTACTACATGTGGTCCGGCCACACCGGCAACGACGGCACCGGCGGCGGCCCGGTACTGGACAACAAGGAGGCGGGGTACGGCTGGACGACGTACCCCGAGCGACTTCAGGCTGCCGGGGTGTCGTGGAAGGTCTACCAGGACATAGGCGACGGCCTGAACGCCGCCGGCTCCTGGGGCTGGATCAGCGATGCCTTCCGGGGCAACTACGGCGACAACTCACTGCTGTACTTCAACAACTACCGCAACGCCCAGCCCGGCAGCCCCCTGTACGAGAAGGCACGCACCGGCACCGACGTCAAGGCCGGCGACGGCTACTTCGACCACCTGCGCGCCGACGTGGCGAACGGCACGCTGCCGCAGGTCTCGTGGATCGCCGCACCGGAAGCCTTCAGCGAGCACCCGAACTTCCCCTCGAACTACGGCGCCTGGTACATCTCACAGATCCTCAACGCGCTCACCTCCAACCCGGCGGTATGGGCGAAGACGGCGCTGTTCATCACCTACGACGAGAACGACGGCTACTTCGACCACGTCGTTCCCCCGTACCCGCCCGCCTCCACCGCCTGGGGCCGGTCCACCGCGGACGTCTCGAAGGACCTGTACCCCGGTAGCAGCAGCTTCACTGCCGGACCGTACGGCCTCGGCCCGCGCGTCCCGATGATCGTGGTCTCGCCCTGGAGCAAGGGCGGCTACGTCTGCTCCGAGACGTTCGACCACACCTCCGTCATCCGCTTCATGGAGAAGCGCTTCGGCGTGCAGGAACCCAACATCTCTCCCTGGCGCCGCGCGGTCTGCGGCGACCTGACCTCGGCCTTCGACTTCAGCCGTGCGGACGCCGCACCGGCCGCCCTCCCCTCGACGGCCGGCTATGTCCCACCGAACCACGACGAGCCCTCCGCCTACCGCCCCGTGCCTCCGGCCACGGGCACCCTGCCGAAGCAGGAGGCCGGCTCCAAGCCGACCCGCCCGCTGGGCTACAACCCGTATGTGGACGGCGCGCGCACCCTCGCCACGGGCAAGTTCACCCTGACCTTCCACAGCGGCCCCACCCTCGGCGCCCACTTCCACAGCACCTCCGGCAACCGCACCGACGGGCCCTGGCCCTACACCGTCGAGGCGGGCAAGACCCTTGCCGACACGTGGAGCACCAGCGCCGCCACCGGCAACCGGATCGACCTCACCGTGTGGGGCCCGAACGGCTTCCTGCGCACCTGGAAGGGCCCAACGATGCAGGCAGGCCCCGAGGTCACGGCCCGCCACACCACCGCCACCGGCAACCTGGCCCTCACCCTCACCAACCCCGGCACCGTTGCGGTCAACCTCACCGTGACCAATGCCTACGGCGGCACGGCCCAGACCTACAAGGTCAACCCCGGTGCCACCGTCTCCGCCACGGTGAACCTGGGCACGACAGGCCGCTGGTACGACGTCCATGTCGTCTCCGACATGGACACCACTTTCCTGCGCCGCTTCGCCGGCCATGTGGAAACGGGCGCCGTAGGAGTCTCCGACCCGGCGATCAAGACCGTCTGA